In the genome of Candidatus Nitrosotenuis sp. DW1, one region contains:
- a CDS encoding MBL fold metallo-hydrolase — translation MKVKVLGAGQEVGRSGFLVNCDGANYLLDYGVQLSKPPLAPLHVMPKEVDSIIISHAHLDHSGYVPMMYVSGGCDVFATAPTFDLSRLLIEDMLKLEKDMHPFGLPEVNKMMGHATEISFKQKVQRGNSSFELRDSGHVVGGGTVLVESENKRLFYTGDINVRGSRMLREADLDFGEIDLLITESTYSQTNQMPRKESEEKFIEFANEILDQKGTLFVPSFSVERSQEIACVLKNAKFKHKIIMDGMALKVNEIILRYPEYLRDYNVFSDAIHNAVWISSHEERIRELKEPCVVISPAGMLVGGNAVFYLQELAFNKKNGIALVSYQGEGTPGRKLLDTGKVMVQGREKKADAQVRQYEFSGHSDRDALFDLVKRIKGNPKVLTVHGDGQSCTKFAEEIHERFGFDAYAPKMGDTITI, via the coding sequence TTGAAGGTAAAAGTATTAGGTGCAGGGCAGGAAGTGGGCCGATCTGGCTTTTTGGTAAATTGCGACGGCGCAAATTATCTTTTGGATTACGGCGTACAGCTGTCTAAACCTCCTCTTGCACCATTGCACGTGATGCCAAAGGAGGTCGATTCCATTATAATCAGCCATGCACATTTGGATCATTCAGGATACGTCCCAATGATGTATGTAAGCGGAGGATGCGACGTGTTTGCAACTGCGCCTACTTTTGATTTGAGCAGACTGTTAATCGAGGACATGCTAAAGCTGGAAAAAGACATGCATCCCTTTGGGCTGCCGGAGGTAAACAAGATGATGGGCCATGCAACCGAAATATCGTTCAAGCAAAAAGTGCAGCGCGGCAACTCGTCATTTGAGCTGCGGGACTCGGGGCACGTGGTCGGCGGCGGAACAGTACTGGTAGAATCGGAGAACAAGCGATTATTCTATACGGGTGACATAAACGTCAGGGGATCAAGAATGCTCCGCGAGGCGGACTTGGACTTTGGCGAGATAGACCTGCTCATAACGGAAAGCACGTACTCCCAGACAAACCAGATGCCGCGAAAGGAGTCTGAAGAAAAGTTCATCGAGTTTGCAAACGAGATCCTAGACCAAAAGGGAACGCTGTTTGTTCCGTCATTTTCAGTTGAGCGCTCGCAGGAAATTGCGTGCGTTTTGAAAAACGCCAAGTTCAAGCACAAGATCATAATGGACGGGATGGCACTAAAGGTAAACGAGATAATTTTGCGATACCCTGAATACTTGAGAGACTATAACGTGTTTTCAGACGCCATCCACAATGCGGTGTGGATTAGCAGCCACGAGGAAAGAATCAGGGAGCTCAAGGAGCCGTGCGTTGTCATATCGCCTGCAGGAATGCTTGTCGGCGGAAACGCGGTGTTTTACCTGCAGGAATTGGCATTTAACAAGAAAAACGGAATTGCGCTGGTGTCATACCAGGGGGAGGGAACACCTGGAAGGAAATTACTCGACACAGGAAAGGTAATGGTACAGGGAAGGGAGAAAAAGGCAGACGCGCAGGTTCGCCAGTACGAGTTTTCTGGGCATTCAGACAGGGACGCGCTCTTTGATCTGGTAAAAAGGATAAAGGGAAACCCAAAGGTCCTAACGGTCCACGGCGACGGGCAGTCCTGCACCAAATTCGCAGAGGAGATACACGAGAGGTTCGGCTTTGACGCTTATGCCCCAAAGATGGGCGATACCATAACCATCTAA
- a CDS encoding CFI-box-CTERM domain-containing protein: MELGLISDYPDKVTTVEISAEGEGAEFLSFPKSIQIQPQQIEFVQISVNIPDDYSGKSTLFPVVLATEHGETGGPTVINIQMKKIITLVISQPAPSPVPQVSMEEVVPEPEPTETEETMELPVMKEIDESVCGEGTVFKDGKCIAAVTPTPATEQSKGGGCLIATATYGSELAPQVQILREIRDNVVFGTDSGATFMSLFNNIYYSFSPAVADLERQNPLFKEVVKITITPMLSTLSILNYADINSEYEMLGYGIGTILLNIGMYFVMPIAIIIKLRQKIKPRA; the protein is encoded by the coding sequence GTGGAGTTGGGCCTAATATCTGATTATCCAGATAAAGTAACCACTGTCGAGATCAGTGCTGAGGGAGAAGGTGCAGAATTTTTGTCGTTTCCCAAGTCAATTCAGATTCAACCGCAACAAATAGAGTTTGTACAGATCTCGGTAAATATTCCTGATGATTATTCCGGCAAATCAACATTATTCCCAGTAGTTCTTGCTACCGAACATGGCGAGACTGGAGGTCCGACTGTGATAAACATACAGATGAAAAAAATAATCACACTTGTCATCAGCCAACCAGCTCCGTCACCAGTTCCTCAGGTTAGTATGGAAGAAGTGGTGCCAGAACCCGAACCAACAGAAACAGAGGAAACTATGGAACTACCTGTGATGAAGGAAATCGACGAGTCCGTTTGTGGCGAGGGCACCGTATTCAAGGATGGCAAGTGTATTGCAGCAGTAACTCCCACACCAGCTACTGAGCAAAGCAAAGGTGGTGGATGCCTCATCGCCACTGCGACTTATGGTTCTGAGCTTGCCCCACAAGTACAGATCCTCAGAGAAATAAGAGACAATGTCGTCTTTGGCACTGATTCAGGAGCAACATTCATGAGCCTATTTAACAACATTTACTATTCATTTAGTCCAGCAGTGGCAGATTTAGAAAGACAAAATCCACTCTTCAAAGAAGTAGTAAAAATAACCATAACTCCAATGTTATCGACACTGTCAATTCTGAATTATGCGGACATTAATTCAGAGTATGAAATGCTAGGCTATGGAATTGGAACTATTCTTTTGAATATTGGCATGTATTTTGTCATGCCCATAGCTATCATAATAAAATTAAGACAAAAAATCAAACCTCGTGCTTAG
- a CDS encoding S8 family serine peptidase, with protein MHAFLDFSVSHIQADTVQSSGISGAGVKVCVVDTGVDDTHPSLNPLIAEYDFVNGDNDATDDEGHGTHVAGIIASRHSTYKGVAPDASLMAAKVLDNTGTGFMSDVIAGIDWCVANGADVINLSLGGGVFVGTCDSQPDAIAVNNAVDAGVVVAVASGNDGYINAISSPACASKAIAVGALDDYDGRTPFSNEGIELDVVALGVNIRSLNAPINGGDFVDATGTSMATPHVAGLAALLSSTNPYASSTQISSIIKTTSLDLGASGFDTIYGYGRIQANNAYQNMLSVLPQITISPSEGSTVEGNSRFQKILFTGNVQNRISGFNNVTLALGNSTNSIIYNAVIPLDVAGSFSNEFNNSLYTINMPGSGLYNLTVSYDGVQKSRSFSYLQTWNLTSACASHDFCTFPFNAVIPPDGRITYYNADVVPHSITSGTPADGSDGKFDSGILYPDGSTDMGFPYTVFPVGVYPYFDSSNPALTGTITITDISTPPQVAYSIQATGLVNILGTCGLSFPNGNSVNYGSLTPNTISQEIGLNMTNSGTTLATLQVSGTNWLDGSSNPQMLVNRTHYNVTSGTYSQKTPLQSFDQLVTSNFVPSVILQTFWHLQTILLNQSFTGATTQTMDFTVSC; from the coding sequence ATGCATGCGTTTTTGGATTTTAGTGTGTCACATATTCAAGCAGACACTGTGCAATCTTCGGGAATATCGGGCGCAGGAGTCAAAGTATGCGTTGTAGATACAGGCGTTGATGATACTCATCCTTCTCTGAATCCGTTAATTGCAGAATATGATTTCGTGAATGGTGATAACGACGCCACTGATGATGAAGGACATGGAACGCATGTTGCAGGAATCATTGCCTCACGGCATTCAACGTACAAAGGTGTTGCACCTGATGCATCCCTGATGGCGGCCAAGGTTCTTGATAATACAGGTACTGGATTTATGTCAGATGTGATTGCAGGAATTGATTGGTGTGTTGCAAATGGTGCAGATGTCATTAATCTTAGCCTTGGTGGCGGCGTCTTTGTTGGCACTTGTGACAGTCAGCCGGATGCAATTGCTGTAAATAATGCAGTAGATGCTGGTGTCGTAGTTGCCGTAGCATCTGGAAACGACGGTTACATCAATGCAATATCCTCACCTGCATGTGCATCAAAGGCCATTGCTGTTGGTGCACTTGATGATTATGATGGGAGAACCCCATTTTCAAATGAAGGAATAGAATTAGATGTTGTAGCGTTAGGTGTTAACATACGGTCACTTAATGCGCCGATAAACGGAGGCGATTTTGTTGATGCGACTGGCACTTCAATGGCAACGCCTCATGTCGCAGGACTTGCGGCTTTACTTTCAAGTACAAATCCATATGCATCTTCCACACAGATCAGTTCAATCATAAAAACCACTTCACTTGATCTTGGTGCTTCTGGATTTGATACAATATATGGTTATGGAAGAATTCAAGCCAACAACGCTTATCAAAATATGTTATCTGTACTTCCCCAGATTACAATCAGCCCTTCTGAGGGCTCAACAGTAGAAGGTAATTCTAGATTCCAGAAGATTCTGTTTACTGGAAATGTGCAAAATAGAATATCTGGATTCAACAATGTCACACTTGCACTTGGAAATTCTACCAATTCTATAATCTATAATGCAGTCATACCGCTTGACGTTGCAGGATCCTTTAGTAATGAGTTCAACAACTCACTATACACAATAAATATGCCTGGAAGTGGACTTTACAATCTTACAGTTTCTTATGATGGAGTTCAGAAAAGTCGTTCATTTAGCTATCTTCAAACGTGGAATCTTACATCAGCGTGTGCATCTCATGACTTTTGCACGTTTCCATTTAATGCAGTAATTCCACCAGATGGACGAATCACCTACTATAATGCCGATGTGGTTCCTCACAGCATAACTTCCGGAACTCCTGCTGATGGGTCAGATGGAAAATTTGATAGCGGAATTCTTTATCCAGACGGTAGTACTGATATGGGCTTTCCTTACACAGTATTTCCAGTCGGTGTTTATCCTTATTTTGATTCATCTAATCCTGCCCTAACTGGGACAATCACCATCACGGATATTTCCACTCCACCACAAGTCGCATATAGCATTCAAGCAACAGGTCTAGTAAACATACTTGGTACCTGTGGTTTATCATTTCCAAACGGTAACTCTGTCAACTACGGCAGCTTGACTCCTAATACAATTAGCCAAGAAATCGGACTCAATATGACTAATTCTGGCACAACTTTAGCAACACTACAAGTTAGTGGCACGAACTGGCTTGATGGCTCATCAAATCCCCAGATGCTTGTAAACAGGACGCATTACAATGTGACATCTGGGACATACTCACAAAAGACACCACTACAATCGTTTGATCAGTTGGTTACTAGCAACTTTGTTCCGTCAGTAATACTGCAAACATTCTGGCATCTTCAGACAATATTGTTGAATCAATCGTTTACTGGTGCAACGACACAGACGATGGATTTCACAGTAAGTTGTTAA
- a CDS encoding calcium-binding protein encodes MMKKLILAIFSVLVISIPSSIAYATIGGQATGSVQIINPTSELFCGKTLVEWKNFGANIINGTDGRDVIHGTKKVDVIIAKDGDDIVLARDGNDCIIGGSGNDRIVGDKGDDVVFGNEGNDIVHGGKGNDFVDGGSGNDRIDGNHDNDTIMGGDGNDRIWGGLGNDSIDAGSGSDTVSTNQGNDTIMGGDGNDWLSAGIGDDIIRAGSGEDKLFGGPGNDDLFGENDNDKIHGSQGNDDLNGGNDTDICHDKQGNNRFISCEKRIPFNEEDEPEDDE; translated from the coding sequence ATGATGAAGAAACTAATTTTAGCAATATTTTCAGTTCTGGTTATTAGCATCCCGTCAAGTATTGCCTATGCTACGATAGGCGGTCAGGCTACCGGCTCAGTCCAGATAATTAACCCTACCTCTGAATTATTTTGTGGAAAAACACTAGTAGAGTGGAAGAATTTTGGTGCAAACATCATCAACGGTACAGACGGTAGAGATGTTATTCACGGTACCAAGAAAGTGGATGTGATTATTGCAAAGGATGGAGACGATATTGTACTGGCAAGGGATGGGAATGATTGCATTATCGGTGGAAGTGGGAACGATCGCATTGTTGGAGATAAAGGCGATGATGTCGTATTTGGTAATGAGGGAAACGATATTGTCCACGGCGGTAAGGGAAATGACTTTGTAGATGGTGGGAGTGGTAATGACAGAATAGATGGCAATCATGACAATGACACCATAATGGGAGGAGATGGTAATGATAGGATTTGGGGCGGATTAGGAAATGATTCTATAGATGCAGGAAGTGGAAGCGACACAGTGTCTACAAACCAAGGAAACGACACCATAATGGGAGGAGATGGTAATGATTGGCTAAGTGCAGGAATCGGTGATGATATCATACGTGCCGGTTCTGGCGAGGATAAACTGTTTGGAGGTCCAGGAAACGATGACTTGTTTGGTGAGAATGACAACGACAAGATACATGGCAGTCAAGGAAATGATGACTTGAATGGTGGAAACGATACCGATATTTGTCACGACAAACAGGGAAATAACAGATTCATCTCATGTGAAAAACGAATACCATTCAACGAAGAAGATGAGCCAGAAGACGATGAGTGA
- a CDS encoding cupredoxin domain-containing protein — MSAPTSSHAYGIGIMAVIIGAAVGIGYYQMYYLPESLAKPKVSHEILEPVGKSEISIIMGSANPEQVDNFIPKLVNVQLGVDNHVVWTNNDDTAHTVTPDHRMEDSYSGDFGSLGVIKPGETYEFLFTEANVVEYHCTPHPWMKGSLEITKQRF, encoded by the coding sequence ATGAGTGCTCCTACATCCAGCCATGCATACGGAATCGGAATCATGGCAGTAATTATTGGGGCCGCAGTTGGCATTGGATATTATCAAATGTATTATCTTCCAGAGTCCTTAGCCAAGCCCAAAGTTTCTCACGAAATACTTGAGCCCGTGGGAAAGTCTGAGATAAGCATAATCATGGGCTCTGCAAATCCCGAGCAGGTGGATAACTTTATTCCAAAACTGGTGAACGTCCAGCTCGGAGTTGACAATCACGTGGTATGGACAAACAATGATGACACTGCGCATACTGTGACTCCTGACCATAGGATGGAGGATTCATACAGCGGCGACTTTGGATCACTTGGAGTGATCAAGCCGGGGGAGACGTACGAGTTCTTGTTCACAGAGGCAAACGTGGTTGAATATCACTGCACACCACATCCGTGGATGAAGGGCTCGCTAGAGATAACAAAGCAAAGGTTCTAG
- a CDS encoding cytochrome b, whose product MAVSLNRRTGAVSFFYWLWDGLDRTIFTGIKFSFPSRFVSPFGFLGMLTFIVFVILGVSGALLMFYYMPILDRAWDSVAKINDVVPFGFHIRNIHYHGSNAMVLLAILHMYYQYFSGRYKIRNEVLWVTGVILGTVTILEAFTGYDIIFSERAELAISIAASLTNSIPIAGPVIRDTMFGSGFSDFVLRFYAQHVFVLPLVMLGLMAVHFPRFMVFDVPMVMAISGAILLTGGVFPIDMGFKFEPTVPPGITVPEWYLTGLYAFLRTQYDKFVTGVLWPGLFIGALALVPFLDRYKKFSWKDRPLVTAFGITGIAQIMVTTYWGFYIPSDTTIPLVQRLVIDPIFFYLVMILLVPIGFGFSYMMIKLAQESERKAKMNKEKGPKKVAEIKLSQKWLNWVLVGLIAFQVYLNIAAYNAALSGLNNLSLFFTGIILMVFAGLFHIYRYALSEAKKPPPPPPAPEHVKVPAVAKETPKELPKESKETPKAETS is encoded by the coding sequence ATGGCCGTTTCATTAAATAGGCGCACGGGAGCCGTGAGCTTCTTTTACTGGCTGTGGGACGGACTGGACAGAACCATATTTACAGGAATCAAGTTTTCATTCCCATCTAGATTCGTAAGCCCGTTTGGATTCTTGGGAATGCTCACGTTTATCGTATTTGTAATTCTTGGAGTGTCTGGCGCACTGCTAATGTTCTACTACATGCCAATCCTTGACAGGGCATGGGACAGCGTTGCAAAAATCAACGACGTGGTCCCGTTTGGATTCCACATAAGAAACATCCACTATCACGGTTCAAACGCAATGGTGCTTTTGGCAATACTCCACATGTACTATCAGTATTTCAGCGGCAGATACAAAATCAGAAATGAGGTACTCTGGGTCACAGGTGTGATACTGGGAACCGTTACAATTCTTGAGGCGTTTACCGGTTATGATATAATATTTAGCGAACGGGCAGAGCTTGCAATTAGCATTGCGGCGTCGCTGACTAACTCCATCCCGATTGCGGGGCCCGTAATACGGGATACCATGTTTGGCTCGGGATTCTCCGACTTTGTCCTTAGGTTCTATGCACAGCATGTCTTTGTCTTGCCACTTGTGATGCTTGGACTGATGGCAGTGCACTTCCCGAGATTCATGGTATTTGACGTGCCAATGGTAATGGCAATATCTGGAGCAATACTGCTGACAGGAGGAGTGTTCCCAATAGACATGGGATTCAAGTTCGAGCCCACGGTGCCGCCTGGCATCACGGTTCCGGAGTGGTACCTGACTGGCCTGTATGCTTTCTTGAGGACGCAGTACGACAAGTTCGTAACTGGCGTGCTTTGGCCTGGACTGTTCATCGGCGCTTTGGCATTGGTGCCGTTCTTGGACAGGTACAAGAAGTTCTCCTGGAAGGACAGGCCGCTTGTAACCGCGTTTGGAATAACTGGAATTGCACAAATCATGGTAACTACGTACTGGGGATTCTACATACCGTCTGACACTACTATTCCTCTAGTCCAGAGGCTGGTAATCGATCCAATATTCTTCTATCTGGTAATGATACTGCTAGTCCCAATCGGCTTTGGATTCAGCTACATGATGATCAAGCTGGCACAAGAATCCGAGCGAAAAGCAAAGATGAACAAGGAAAAGGGACCAAAGAAGGTAGCAGAGATAAAACTTTCACAAAAATGGCTCAACTGGGTGCTTGTCGGACTGATTGCATTCCAAGTCTACCTGAACATAGCTGCGTACAACGCGGCCCTGTCCGGACTGAACAATCTGTCGCTGTTCTTTACGGGCATAATTCTGATGGTATTTGCGGGACTGTTCCACATATACCGATATGCACTCTCTGAGGCAAAAAAACCACCGCCCCCACCGCCAGCTCCAGAACATGTCAAAGTACCAGCGGTAGCAAAGGAAACGCCAAAGGAACTTCCAAAGGAATCAAAGGAAACGCCAAAGGCAGAGACCTCATAA
- a CDS encoding adenylate kinase family protein, whose protein sequence is MSIVITGNPGTGKHTISCRLAEDLGHTILDLNEIAIKHGICEKKDSTLDVDTKKLARLVKKLITKDSIIVGHLAPYVIERSQIKLAIILRKNPYKLIPVYKKRNYSKKKQTENAASEILGIIAHDSIKKFGLSKSRQIDTTNLTISQTVSKVKRILKKKSKGDNVDWLGMVAKKNDFAKFFPNR, encoded by the coding sequence TTGTCAATTGTAATTACCGGAAACCCGGGCACCGGAAAGCACACAATATCATGTAGACTGGCTGAAGATCTAGGCCATACCATCCTAGACTTGAATGAAATAGCGATAAAACACGGAATATGTGAAAAAAAAGATTCGACTCTGGATGTGGACACAAAAAAGCTTGCCAGACTAGTCAAAAAATTAATCACCAAGGATTCCATCATAGTGGGCCACCTGGCGCCATATGTTATTGAGAGGTCACAAATTAAATTGGCAATAATCCTACGGAAAAATCCCTACAAATTGATTCCAGTATACAAAAAGCGAAACTATTCGAAAAAAAAGCAGACAGAAAACGCTGCAAGTGAAATACTTGGAATAATAGCACATGACTCGATTAAAAAATTTGGATTGTCAAAATCACGCCAGATAGACACTACCAATCTCACCATATCTCAAACGGTAAGCAAGGTAAAGCGAATTCTAAAAAAGAAATCAAAAGGCGACAACGTAGACTGGCTTGGAATGGTTGCAAAGAAAAATGACTTTGCCAAGTTTTTCCCCAATCGGTGA
- a CDS encoding DNA-3-methyladenine glycosylase family protein: MEINLDQTINSGQVFLWKKLGDIWYGVDGQNVFSASQDKISSLKKDELDFFRKSDDLGKIFRNISKDKTIKNAVKKFSGLRLLRQDPFQCYISFIVSSNSSIQNIRSSLYHICEKFGKKTTFQGTKFHLFPEPERLARASNAELSSCGLGYRVPFVKKAAISVAENKIDFDFLKKTDYTTAKETLLEVFGIGNKVADCILLFSLDKLESFPLDRWILRSLQNYYPEKFSFGGKTLTDKKYQALHDKLVEYFGKYAGYSQQFLFKMIRDENQKKWL; this comes from the coding sequence ATGGAAATCAACTTAGATCAGACAATTAACAGCGGCCAGGTGTTTTTGTGGAAAAAATTAGGCGACATATGGTATGGGGTGGACGGCCAGAACGTCTTTTCTGCAAGCCAGGACAAGATATCATCGCTAAAAAAAGACGAGTTAGATTTTTTCAGAAAGAGCGATGATTTGGGGAAAATTTTCAGAAACATATCAAAGGACAAGACCATTAAAAATGCAGTAAAAAAGTTCTCAGGCCTCAGGTTATTGAGACAGGATCCGTTCCAGTGCTACATATCGTTTATTGTTTCGTCAAATTCCAGCATTCAAAATATCAGATCATCACTGTACCACATATGTGAAAAGTTTGGCAAAAAAACAACGTTCCAAGGAACAAAGTTCCACTTGTTCCCAGAGCCAGAGAGACTGGCAAGGGCAAGCAATGCAGAATTATCGTCATGCGGGTTGGGGTACAGGGTGCCATTTGTAAAAAAGGCAGCCATATCAGTTGCAGAAAACAAAATTGACTTTGATTTTTTAAAAAAGACAGACTATACGACAGCAAAGGAGACATTGCTTGAAGTGTTTGGGATTGGGAATAAGGTTGCTGACTGTATCTTGCTTTTTTCACTTGACAAGCTGGAATCATTTCCGCTTGACAGATGGATACTGCGGAGCTTGCAAAACTATTATCCGGAGAAATTCTCATTTGGGGGCAAAACCCTGACAGACAAGAAATACCAGGCACTCCATGACAAGCTAGTGGAATACTTTGGCAAATATGCTGGATATTCCCAGCAGTTTCTTTTCAAGATGATACGAGATGAGAATCAGAAGAAATGGCTGTAA
- the tgtA gene encoding tRNA guanosine(15) transglycosylase TgtA codes for MFEILKTDLAARIGILHTNHGKVETPAFVPVIHPVTQRIPAQKLKQMGFDLVITNAYITMKRYGEEAAKRGIHDIINFDGAVMTDSGGYQVLEYGAVDVSSADMASFEQRIMTDIAIPLDKPTGYGLAKKKAKEYVDYTLKISKETIDSKADNGQIWVGPIQGAEHYDLVKKSTKALVDYGFPMLALGSPVEVMESYEYKILAKMIVAAKRLVPDSIPLHLFGAGHPLTIPIAIALGCDTFDSASYMLYAKHDRYISEDRTSHLSEIQYFSCNCEICTKYTPKEMLALNQEERTTHIALHNLYSIKAEVDRSKEAIHEGRLWEYIVKKIRAHPKLFESLEVFTDNTDFLTKGTPKFKEKAVFLYSHEDQFRPEIISYHNTVRNFKSDKEKLAIIRDSQTRPFYLSKEYTKIKRKLKNDDTIQYCQYNPFLGLIPLEISDLYPAAQYVMSRQRFTPTDYSEFEKTWKIFFAKNKFKTIYLENDEFLKHYSKMIPKKCKTKFLKNKKEKKTKDLQVL; via the coding sequence ATGTTTGAGATACTAAAGACAGATCTGGCTGCAAGAATCGGAATCCTGCACACAAATCACGGAAAGGTGGAGACGCCTGCATTTGTTCCGGTGATCCACCCAGTAACTCAGAGAATCCCCGCGCAAAAACTAAAGCAGATGGGCTTTGATCTTGTCATAACAAACGCATACATCACAATGAAGCGCTATGGGGAGGAGGCCGCAAAGCGCGGAATCCACGACATCATAAATTTCGACGGCGCAGTAATGACAGACTCGGGGGGATACCAGGTACTAGAGTATGGCGCAGTGGATGTCTCGTCTGCAGACATGGCGTCATTTGAACAAAGGATAATGACAGACATTGCCATCCCGCTTGACAAGCCTACAGGGTATGGCCTTGCAAAGAAAAAGGCAAAAGAATACGTCGACTATACTTTAAAAATTTCAAAGGAAACCATAGACAGCAAAGCAGACAACGGGCAAATCTGGGTCGGCCCAATCCAGGGAGCAGAGCACTATGACTTGGTAAAAAAATCAACCAAGGCGCTAGTGGACTATGGGTTTCCGATGTTGGCACTTGGCAGCCCAGTTGAGGTCATGGAGTCGTACGAATACAAGATACTTGCAAAAATGATTGTTGCTGCAAAGCGGCTCGTCCCGGATTCCATTCCGCTGCACCTCTTTGGCGCAGGACATCCGCTCACCATACCAATCGCAATAGCGCTTGGCTGCGACACGTTTGACTCTGCATCATACATGCTGTATGCAAAGCACGACAGGTACATCTCGGAGGACAGGACAAGCCACCTGTCTGAAATCCAGTACTTTTCATGCAACTGCGAAATCTGCACAAAATACACCCCAAAGGAAATGCTTGCCCTAAATCAGGAGGAGCGAACCACGCACATAGCACTGCACAACCTGTATTCCATAAAGGCCGAAGTCGACAGGTCAAAGGAGGCAATACACGAGGGCAGACTGTGGGAATACATAGTAAAGAAAATCAGGGCGCACCCGAAGCTCTTTGAGTCACTAGAGGTGTTCACGGACAATACAGACTTTTTGACAAAAGGAACCCCCAAGTTCAAGGAAAAGGCGGTCTTTTTGTATTCGCATGAAGACCAGTTCAGGCCAGAGATAATATCATACCACAACACAGTGAGAAATTTCAAGTCAGACAAGGAGAAGCTTGCCATAATCAGGGACTCGCAGACAAGGCCGTTTTACCTATCAAAGGAATACACAAAAATCAAGAGAAAGCTAAAAAACGACGACACCATCCAGTACTGCCAGTACAATCCGTTTCTGGGACTAATCCCGCTTGAGATTTCCGACTTGTATCCTGCAGCCCAGTATGTGATGTCAAGGCAGAGATTCACACCAACTGATTATTCCGAGTTTGAAAAGACGTGGAAAATATTTTTTGCAAAAAACAAATTCAAAACCATATACTTGGAAAATGACGAGTTCCTAAAGCATTATTCCAAAATGATACCGAAAAAGTGCAAAACCAAGTTTCTCAAAAATAAAAAAGAAAAAAAGACTAAAGATCTACAGGTTTTATAG
- a CDS encoding ATP-binding protein, translated as MPIAILPDVDEQRCIGCALCVEICTSLGPDVLRVKPVEGWKRGKAFVFYPERCISDGACIGVCPTKSIFWMRPMNYTAGQPVPLHKNGVFVKGWAEDAGL; from the coding sequence ATGCCAATAGCAATACTTCCAGACGTCGATGAACAAAGATGTATCGGCTGCGCATTGTGCGTAGAAATCTGTACATCTCTTGGCCCAGACGTACTCCGTGTAAAGCCTGTAGAAGGTTGGAAGAGAGGTAAAGCATTTGTCTTTTATCCAGAAAGATGCATCTCCGATGGAGCATGCATTGGAGTTTGTCCAACAAAATCCATCTTTTGGATGAGACCAATGAACTACACAGCTGGTCAACCAGTACCTCTTCACAAGAACGGAGTATTCGTAAAAGGCTGGGCAGAAGACGCAGGCCTATAA
- a CDS encoding twin-arginine translocation signal domain-containing protein yields the protein MASGDTTQAGTLSRRDFLKLMGAAGTALTFAPFVPWGKFMPNPDTAKLEKVKVILPDGNQANVNTFPVNHAEVVTYPSSGDRVLDEEAFRKWQFIRLPDELGGSANDVSAFRVYSMVCLHLWCLWKYWPQEGRKRGECPCHGSQYNPLTGTAFAGPASLQAEPSNTLPNLDLEADADGNLWILPAKFTPNDNGVVGYGRFIK from the coding sequence ATGGCTAGCGGGGATACTACTCAAGCAGGTACGTTATCCAGACGAGATTTTCTTAAATTGATGGGTGCAGCGGGAACTGCCCTCACATTTGCGCCCTTTGTGCCGTGGGGCAAGTTCATGCCAAACCCGGACACTGCAAAATTAGAAAAAGTCAAAGTAATTCTTCCTGATGGCAACCAGGCAAACGTTAACACTTTTCCAGTAAATCACGCCGAGGTAGTCACGTATCCATCATCTGGAGACAGGGTCCTAGACGAGGAGGCGTTTCGCAAGTGGCAGTTTATTAGATTACCAGACGAGTTAGGCGGAAGCGCAAACGATGTCAGCGCGTTTCGGGTATACAGCATGGTATGTCTGCATCTGTGGTGTTTGTGGAAGTACTGGCCGCAAGAGGGCCGTAAAAGAGGCGAGTGCCCCTGCCACGGAAGCCAGTACAATCCTCTGACTGGAACTGCGTTTGCAGGACCGGCATCGTTGCAGGCAGAGCCGTCAAACACGCTGCCAAACCTTGATTTGGAGGCAGATGCTGACGGAAACTTGTGGATTCTTCCAGCAAAATTTACACCAAACGACAATGGAGTAGTGGGATATGGCCGTTTCATTAAATAG